ggtcaaaatacaggggagactctgccgaattttcggcagaagtctaagggaattttaaagagaaattgaagcaagaagggtaaaaaggtcatttggctcgaattccaaagtggaaattgggtcgggtcctgtcatatatgattttccacaaaaataataaaaccaagtattatttttgaggttattacataattagatcgtaatatattttaagaaataattttaaaaaataataagtatcaaaaaaaaaaaatttaaaggatgtatgaataaatatgcaaatatttggtgatgtgttcaagaaaagcatcattatatttggtggtacgattatgtttcgtgatatgattatatttggtgatgtgatatgttattcatcttatatatatatgtatacagtCTCGATGTCTTGGACCACatgagtccaagagattgtggtcacccaccgttggatattaatccaatagttcaaaaaagtttcttaaaatgagtgcaagaTTGAGTGAACTGTTGAATTTGCATCCAacgtgagtgaccacaaatctctggacctctgtagtccaagagatcaggactatatatatataattgttgaattaataattgacacaaattaatgtgctaatcatccaattataaactaggaatgagtaaagaaaagtaaatgaaatgaaacaaattatatatgtgatttaagtgatataatcataaacctaaactcttatttatacataattatatatgtatgcaggCCTAATGGGCCTGGCTTTTGTGGGCGGGCATAATtgggctttcttgggcttaatcgGGCCTGGCCTATGGGCCAGGCCGGGCTTCAGACACCCAAGTCCAAGCCTAGCCCGGCCCAAGGTGGGCCGagccatctcaaagcccataacggGCCGAGCATTTTTTCGATGGGCCGGGAGGGCCCCCATCGGCCCATGAGCCCGCGGGCCAAATGATAAGGCCTACTGATGGATAGGTCGAGTGAGAGCTGCTAGGTCTTAGAGATTGAGTGAGACCGGCTATGTTATATGAGCGTGTTTCCATGCTTAATGGCaaatgcctttttttttttttaatcgaGGTATTAGGCTTGGAACAGGACTTTACTAAACCAACAGCTCTAAAAAGAGTTGTCACTAGCCTTAATCCTAATCccagttatatttatatattataatattatatatatatatatatggacttGTTGGCTGGGCTTTCATGGGCTCAAAAGGGCTATACCTATGGGTCGAGCTGGGCTTTAAACACACAATCCAAGCTCAGCCCACTAAATAACAGGATGGGACAACCCATGACCTATAGACGGGTCCACATCGGCCCATGGACTAGCAAGCCAAATGGCGACCCCTACTTGCACTTATGTCgagttttgttttggtcaacAACTCTTTTTTTCACGCCAATTATCCTCCAAATTCCtattttgtttcaaatttatcCTACTGTCATATTACATCAatttaaatactaaaattgtaaatttgaactaaaatattcaaaaagtaattaaagattaaaataaaatgtctttaaaaaatgaaaactgaaaaaattaaaagaaaaaaattggaagcctaaaccctaagccctATCGAGAAGCACAActaaatttatacaaaaatagaaaagtgCTCTACATATATAGTCAAATTCATGATGTCCATTGAGGTGAGATTCTAGTATGGTGAATGTTAAGACTTTGGATGTCAAAGTCTAGAGCCACGATGGATGTGCTCTAGGGAGCAGTGGTAAGGGTGAAACATGTCGCCTAAGTGGCGTTGGTATGACACATACATACCCACAATACTGTGGTGCCTGAGTTAGAAGAGAGTTTTGAGTGTATTTGGGCAAAGTGATGAGACATTTGGTCTTGCCCAAGTAGCGGATTAGACGTCTCCAATCTGTCCAAACTGGCCgatcaaattcaattcaattcaattttattttgatgatttgaCGATCACTTTACTAGTTTTTGAAACCGACataattggattggatgacgGATTTGCTTGTGAGAATCCAATCCAATGTAGTTAGTTTCATTCTTATTTTGCTTGTGTAACTATTTATAAAGGAAAAGACGAGGGGCTTTTATTCAAAACGCCTAAGTGGACTTATTCACTAACCGAAAAGGAAAAGACGATAAAATATGAGGGGATAAGGGGCAATGacgcttcttcctcctcctccccttATGGAGTTTTCCTTTAAGACTCACAGAGGAAGAGAATGtctaggatttttttttccaaagtaaTCCAATCTCTTAGCCaagaatttgtaatttttatcTAAAGGCCCTCCcatttgagagaaaaaaagaagaagaaggggtttTTAGCTTGAATGGTCCCTAAACTTTTACTCAATttgcattttggtccctcaattttcaaaatcgttcttttggtcctttaacttcaatttcgttaggacaaatggtcacATCGTCAGTTCTATCAAATTTTTAGTTACATGTAGGGGTAAATGGGTCTTTTCATGTTGGTTTTATTTCTCCTCCATTGTGAAACTCGCCTTTGCTCTGAAATTTGTTCAAAAGATATTTCTGATATGCCTTGTAATGAACAAGTGAATGTTGAGATTGAAGCTCAAGGGCTAGGAGAGATTTCTGATGATGGGGCATGTTTTGATGCTTTATATTATGATGGGAACACCTCAAATGATAAGAATAACAGTTGCTATGTGacaaaaaaacagaggatTCGCCTACCAACGTTTAAGAAATATAAGAGAGCTACTAACCTTAAAAATCCGGAGTTTCATTTGGGGATGCAATTTGCAAATCGAGATCACTTGAGGTCAATGAGTCAAGAATGAAATAaccaaaaatttcagattcCATAAGCCATTTTCATAACTAATAACATTTCAAGATTGCATAAGTAACTTATAGAATTACATTAGCTCCAAAGTTTTCACTGCCCTTGCTCCCATACACTTTCCAGACATGTTCAACGCGattatcatcatcaacatcacAATGACCATAAATAAAACGCAAACATCTACACTCATCCtacattatttttgtggatACCTCATTATATTGTCTTCCAAAAAAAGTATTGGCAAGAGGTTGCAACTGATTTGAATGGGAATGAGAGTTTCACAATGGGGAGAAATAAAACTAACATGAAAAGAGTCTTTTACTCataaatttaatgaaaaaattgaCATAACTAAATTGTGAGACCATTTGTCATAatgaaactaaagttaaaggactGAGGGAACAATTTTGAAACTTAAGGGACAaaaatgcaaatcgggtcaAAATTTAGTACCATTCAAcctaaaaacccaaaaataaaatagcagGGTTAATTGCATAACCCTAACTCCCgccattctctctctcctcgcctctcttctctctcttcttaaAGCCCCTACCCGTCAGGCGACatatttcttctcttcctcgaCGCCGCCGCACATCTGGCTCTCCATCTCTGCCGCCCCCGAACCATTCCGATTAGGTGCTTGTAAGTAAAAGGTGTTGATTTTCTACTTGCcctcttttgggttttctgtTATGAATACCTGAAGTGATTTTTATGTGAAAGtctcttcttttgtctttAGAAGCTGATAGGGTTCCTAACATGTCACTGCACCTGAAACTAGTTTATTTGTAAAACCCTGCTATTTTGTGTTAATCTTTGGACTGGGAACTTAATGATGATGCTTTGTTTTGGAAAGTCACTATCCCCAAGCATATAATGATTAATGAagcttttttttgtttgacaaCGAAAAAATCAGAGCGATTATTTGCTCTTATATATTGCCCATAataaaatttgtatttgatgTTGGGTTTTACCTGCTGttctagtttttcttttttcatttttgttctgtttAATGTGCAGGAAATGGCTTCATCTGATGATGATCGAGCCCCACTGAAGGCTGTGGCGAAAGGGGCGGAtatagagaagaagaagaagaaaaagcataGAGATAAAGACAATGATTTGGACAAAGACTTCATGATTAAGCCCCAGAGCTCGACTCCCTCCATGGACACCTCTCAGTGGCCTATCCTTCTAAAAAACTATGACCGCCTCAATGTTCGAACTGGACACTACACCCCTCTTCCCTCCGGGTATTCGCCCCTTAAGCGCCCTCTTGCCGAGTACATCCGATATGGTGTTATCAATCTTGACAAGCCCGCCAACCCCTCTTCGCACGAGGTTGTCGCTTGGATTAAACGCATCCTTCGCGTAGAGAAAACTGGCCACAGTGGTACTCTGGATCCTAAGGTTACAGGTAATCTCATTGTCTGCATTGACCGAGCCACGCGACTTGTCAAGTCCCAGCAGGGTGCAGGGAAAGAGTATGTCTGTGTTGCACGCTTGCATTCAGCCGTGCCTGATGTTGCCAAGGTGGCTCGGGCCCTTGAAGCCCTCACTGGGGCTGTCTTTCAGAAGCCGCCTTTGATATCAGCAGTCAAGAGGCAGCTTAGGATTAGGACTATATATGAAAGCAAGCTTCTTGAGTTTGATGCAGATAAgcatttggtcattttctggATTTCTTGCGAGGCAGGAACCTATGTGCGTACACTCTGTGTCCATTTGGGTTTGCTTCTTGGTGTGGGAGGGCATATGCAAGAGCTAAGGAGGGTCAGGTCTGGGATTATGGGCGAGAAAGACAACATGGTTACCATGCACGATGTCATGGATGCTCAATGGGTGTACGATAATTACAGGGATGAGAGTTATTTGAGGAGGGTCATTATGCCTCTTGAGGTGCTCCTGACCAGTTATAAGAGATTGGTTGTCAAGGACTCAGCAGTGAATGCCATCTGCTATGGTGCCAAGTTAATGATTCCAGGGCTGCTCAGGTTTGAGAATGATATTGAGGTTGGAGAGGAAGTTGTGCTTATGAGTACCAAAGGAGAAGCAATTGCATTGGGAATTGCTGAGATGACCACTGCTGTGATGGCAACTTGTGATCATGGTGTGGTGGCAAAGATTAAGAGGGTGGTGATGGATCGGGATACTTACCCAAGGAAGTGGGGATTGGGACCAAGGGCGTCCATGAAGAAGAAGTTAATTGCAGAAGGGAAATTGGATAGGCACGGGAAGCCTACTGAGAGTACCCCTCAAGAATGGATGAGGAATGTGGTTTTACCTACAGGTGGGGATTTTATTGTTGCAGTCACTGCTGCTGCGCTCTCCACTGAACCTGCCGTGgcagagaaggagaaggagaaggagaagaaaaaggacaACAACAAGGATGAAGAGGAAGCTAAGGAGGGGTGTAAACGAAAACTAGAGGAAAGGGCAGAGAGCCCTGTTCCTGTTCCTGCTAAGAAAAGCAAAAGTGAAGAAGTTGAGAagtcagaaaagaaaaagaagaagaaaaaggacaaAGAGAATGGTGTTTTGGAAGCTTCCTATGTGGAGAAGTCAGAGAAGAAGGTGAAGAAGGAACACAAAGATAAAGTTGAAGCTGGTTCACCTGAAACGGAAAAGtctgagaagaaaaagaagaagaaaaacaaagaggcCGAGAACAATGGTGCTGCGACTCCCACTGCCGCTGATGACGAGGCTGATAAgagtgagaaaaaaaaaaaaggataaaaaaaaggataaagcAGATGCAGAAGAGGATTAGGAAGGATTTAGGATTCGGATCTTTAAATGGCAGAACTAGTTTTGAATGTATGCCTTCTTTTAATTCCATCTACAATGAGAATTTTCATATGACTTAAAATTTTCTTATCTTATATAAGTAAGTTTAATAGACTTGTTTCAGGGcgaactagttttttttttttttttgtagtttaGCCCTGTATTGCAGGCTGTTTTCTTCTTGGTCGTCTGAGTAATTTCAATTCaacattttccctttttttgtcttttttttcttccctcaAACGTATGAATGAAAATGCACTTCACTTGCTGTACGGTTTCCTTAAGTCTCAACCTTTCAGTGATGCTGTTGAGTTCAACCTTCTGGTTTGTATCTCTGTCTCTGTgcatataaattatttatgcGAGTTTAGAATTCAAGCAAACCCTAACCCATCATCGATGCAAATCGGTGGACATAATATTTTGGGCTCATGGTTGTTTCAAAGACGGActtggttatttatttatttatttgtttgttggcCTTTGGGCTAAAACCTTTATCAAAGAAACCATTGTTTgcataccctaaaccctaataaCTACTGTTTTGGTTCCTCTTAAAAACAGAAGGAAGATTTGTGGAGGAAAGGGAGAAAAAGGGTTGTCTCTGTGATCTTAAAATGCACGGACGACCCCGCAAAGCCCCGACAAGAGAAGATGAAGCAGGTTCAGCAGGCAAGGCCAAAAAGCTTGGGTCCCTCCAGTCTCAACTCCTATACAACCACCACAAGAAGATTTATAACGAGGAAGCTCTCGACCTCAGTGCCAAAACCCTCCAGATAAACCCCGACTTTTACACTGCTTGGAACTACAGAAAGCTCGCTGTCCAACACAAACTCGCTGCTTCCCACCCAGACTTCAACTCCAGTTTCGACCCAGAACTTAGACtggtttgtttgattttgatttgatttgttttgtgGATTGAGAGACTTGAAATTGATGTCTCTTATTGATTGTTCCTATTCCTATAGGTTGAGATTGCGCTGGGAACGAATCCTAAAGCCTACGGAGCGTGGTATCATCGTGAATGGGTGCTAAGGAGGCTAAGCAAGGCCCATTCTCCTTCTTCTTATTTGAATGATTATTTAGACCTCGAACTCCAGCTTCTTGAAACATTGCTCAAGCGTGATTCCCGTAATTTCCATGCTTGGAATCACTGCAGGTCAAACTTCAGCTACCAATTTCCATTTTGTGCTGACACCTCAACTTATTTAATTTAGttggttcctttttcttttcttattttcagaTTTCTAGCTGCATTGTTCAATACATCAGACCATGAGGAATTGAAGTTTACCAACGAAATGATACAAGATAACCAGGACAATTTGAGCAATTACTCAATGTGGCACCATCGTAGGTTGCACTTGGATTTTCTTTTACCAATTTAAGTTTAATAATTGGAATTGGAAACCATTTCAAGTTGATTGTTTGATCCGAATATGTTGTCACCAAACAGCTGTTTTAGTCTGAATATGATCTATTTATAACTCTGACTCTGCTGTGATCTCAGTAAATTATGTTTCCTCGTTTTTGTTACTTGTAATTTTGGTTCTTCTCTTGctgcttcttttgttttgttaacgGATTGTAACATGTCATGCATCTTCTTGTATTACCATTTTGCACCAACAAACCCATACATATAGTGCCAATGGGTTCCTACCTCAGTGCCTCTCCCCCTCAGCAGCACCTTGAAAAACCCAAGTAATATTTCCCCACCTCCCAGCGTTgaccaaccaaaaaaacctGTACATATAGTAGTTCACGAGGCtacttttttcaatttacgttggaaatatatttacaaCATTCGGAAGGCTCAATTATGTGATTCCATCTTCTGCGTTATGATGCACCCTTGCTTAAACATGTTTATTACTAGTTGAATCTAATTGAGGAACTTGCAGAGGACTTCTGTCTGGTTTGCTGAAGAAAAAGGCTCAAGGATTTTCCTCAAAAGAGAAGGTTCTGCATGATGAGTATGAGCTTGTGGACGGTGCTATTGTCGTGGGTACAGAAGATCAAAGTGGTTGGTTTTATCATCTTTCACTTCTTGAGCAAACGGTGAACATGGATGctccttttcttgtttcttcttgGCCTTCCCATGGATCTAATGTCCTTCTATCGAGAAATAGGTGCTCAGATGACTGTTCTTTGTCCCAGTTTGACAGCTTCCATTCCAGTTCAGGAACATTTCCACTGATACTTTATTTTACTAAAGCTGTTCAAGGTGTAAATTCATCGACAATAACCATTGAATCTTCGTTTTGCACAAAAAATGATCTGCACTGGACTCCACTTATACAAAATAGATCCCAGTTTTCCCAAGCTTGGGTTACTCATATTATATTTCCAGCTGCAAACCCTCATTCTTCTGAACCTTATCTGCTGGAAATTAGTGTTGGACAGTCTCAGGGCATCATATCTCAAAACGGCTTTCCTTATAGCCATCCGACACAGTTTAACTTCAAAGTGCATCTATGCCTGGGAGAAACTGAACGAGGTAAAGTTGAAGACCTGGATGGGGATATAATTTTGTGGAAGGATGAAAATTTTCATGCACTCCAAACAAAATCGCAGGAGCCACATGAAGTAGTTTCTCTTGATCAGCTAATTATTAATGATGTTCATGAGCCAAACACTTCAAATTGGCGTGCAGCGATTGTTGCTAATGAAATAGATTTATTCCAGAACTTGTTATTCTGGTAGGCTGGTTTCAAAGCCATGGCCGCTTTGAATTTAGAAGTTGCCCTTTTGTTACAtttccttatttttctaaGTCATCCAAcctgttctttttcttttttttttttttttttttttttttttgcagtaAAATTGGAATTCTGACGCTTGCAAGATTGTTGACAGCTATAAATGTTCTTTTGTCCTGatttacaaacaaaacagTCGATTCTAAAGAAGTTCTTGAACTTTATAAAGACTTAATAAAGTTGGATCCATTGCATTCTCAGTATTACAAAGATCAGCACAGCTTAGTTTTCCTGCAGGAGGTAATgctctcttcttctcatgTAGTCAAGCATAATCCTCAATCCTTTATGGATGCGACCTTACTTGTCGATGGTGCTGCTACATGTGCGCCTCGGGTCAGTACCTTTTTGTCTGGACTACACTGACTTCAATgctttaaaatcaaataatctaATTTAGGGATGAAAGTGATGAATGAATACACCCATGTTGATGCATCTGTGTTTCAACCATTGTTTTAGTACCAGGGAATTGGATAGTATTGATACCTTGTTTATAGGATGCTTATGACACTTGAATCGGATAATATAATTTCTGAAGTGATAAAGCATTTGTTGCCCTAGCACTTTATCCGCTGTTCTGGGTGTTGCAATTTTGCTTCTTGCTAAGACTGGTCCTAAATGATGTCAGTAGCTATGTGTTTCAACTTCACTTGAAGTGATTGGATAGGCCATTTTATTGGATTTCTAAATATTGgattctataattttttcatCACATTTTGTGGGTATTGCAGGTAACTTCCAACAGGGAGTCTCTGCAGAGACACTGCTGTAGTTATAAAAATTTGGCTTCTGCAAGCATTGGTAATTATAAGTGTGTACGACTAAATAATATATCCATATCACGAATAGGGTCTATTGAGAAATTTTTGTGGGTTAGCATGCTAGACCTCAGCCACAATGAACTTTGTTCTATTGAAGGTATGCTTACTTTTGTTCATGTTGTGAATCATGTCTGTCTATCTCGTAGCCCTGCCTTCTTTTTATCCAGATTGTGTTTAATTTCCTGCAATTTACTTGGGAAGTTGTGCTTATTGCATATAGGTatagtttaatttatttattttatgaccaaaaaaattaattaatttgtttccgACTTCCCGTCTTCCCGTGGAACTCATATAGTTGGGAAACAatttatatacacacatacataGTTTGGTTAATCTGGGAATATATTGGTAGCCTGTTAGAGGACATCTCATGATTTAGAAATTGGATTCTGGaaagcttttgttttcttacaCTAGCTGCAATGCTAAAACTTCTAAATTATACAGAACTTTAATTGTTTAGATTGTGAGTGGCAAATCATCTTTTTGACTTGGGTCTTTGGACAGGATTGGAGGCAATGCAGCTTCTGTCTTGCTTAAATCTGAGTGTCAACAAATTCAGTAGTTTTTCTGCCCTGGGACCTTTGAGATTGCTGAAGTCACTAAAAGTTCTGAATATCTCTTACAATGAGATAGGTTTACACACTATTGACACGACAAGATATCTCTGTTCATCTCCTCTTTCACACACAGAAGAAACTAGTTGGAACTGTGACGAAATGATGCCCGGGGGTGTCAGTGTGACGAATTATTGGGAAgcttttatgatttttaaaagCTTGAGGTTGATGCAATTAGACATTGCGGGGAATGCAATTGCTGGTGAAAATTTCAAGTCATTTTTGGTCAAGGTAGTTCCTTCACTTCAGTGGCTGGATGGTGATAAATTGCATTAACCTTTTTCGTTGTCTAGTTCTATTTGTGTGGGTTTTCCCTTTTCATTTATCCGGTTCATTTGTCCAATATGCTAGCCCCGCACATTATTACACATTCACTACTCGGTTAATGTTGGTAACTTATTGGTAGGTAGCGGTTTGACTGCAGAATCAAAACAGTTCAAGTTTTTATGCCAGCTTCCTTCAAgctatttatgtatttatttattttttgttccagTGAAAATGggattttgtgttttcatGATATGTCGTGCATCTGAATATGAGAAGGCCTCTCACTATTAGGGCATCAGGATGCTGTATTTTAAGCAAAGATTGTTGCATGTAACCAGAATATACACCCTCTATCACATGTAGGGTAATCAAGGAATTGGAATCAGAACTAATCCCCTAGTTGATTACGGATTTTTAATGTGAAACTCACATAAGTGTATATTTAAATCTATGAAACACATTATATACGTTGTGTATATCGTGCCTGTTTTCAACACAACCCAGTTTTATGGACCTGAAACCCAGTTGTAATTTGCAAAGAAGAATAGACAGAACGTTTTGATCAATAAGATTCATTAAAGAATTTAATCCCATGAGAAGGAGCTAGTAGTTCAATATGAGCCACACAGAGTAATCACATGCTTGTATGATTGCAAAGGACATGGATGTGATATAAACTAATTTGTGCAAGAATGGATTGCTGCTTACTAACGCAACATGGATCAATTCAATACCATAAAGAGTGATTGTTCGAGAGGATATCTGTATAGTGAAACGGATTGATATAATGTACAAATGAGAagtaacaaaacaaaattaatgtattgataaaagaaaaaaagggtgCAAAATTAATGTTTGTATCAATCCCGAGACAAAAT
The window above is part of the Prunus dulcis chromosome 1, ALMONDv2, whole genome shotgun sequence genome. Proteins encoded here:
- the LOC117629449 gene encoding H/ACA ribonucleoprotein complex subunit 4-like codes for the protein MASSDDDRAPLKAVAKGADIEKKKKKKHRDKDNDLDKDFMIKPQSSTPSMDTSQWPILLKNYDRLNVRTGHYTPLPSGYSPLKRPLAEYIRYGVINLDKPANPSSHEVVAWIKRILRVEKTGHSGTLDPKVTGNLIVCIDRATRLVKSQQGAGKEYVCVARLHSAVPDVAKVARALEALTGAVFQKPPLISAVKRQLRIRTIYESKLLEFDADKHLVIFWISCEAGTYVRTLCVHLGLLLGVGGHMQELRRVRSGIMGEKDNMVTMHDVMDAQWVYDNYRDESYLRRVIMPLEVLLTSYKRLVVKDSAVNAICYGAKLMIPGLLRFENDIEVGEEVVLMSTKGEAIALGIAEMTTAVMATCDHGVVAKIKRVVMDRDTYPRKWGLGPRASMKKKLIAEGKLDRHGKPTESTPQEWMRNVVLPTGGDFIVAVTAAALSTEPAVAEKEKEKEKKKDNNKDEEEAKEGCKRKLEERAESPVPVPAKKSKSEEVEKSEKKKKKKKDKENGVLEASYVEKSEKKVKKEHKDKVEAGSPETEKSEKKKKKKNKEAENNGAATPTAADDEADKSEKKKKG